A part of Tessaracoccus timonensis genomic DNA contains:
- a CDS encoding VOC family protein gives MPAIGRFTQLVFECKDPTAEALFWQKVLDLAPATGDDQWLTLDWEPVGRLSFHRVSDYEPPQWPGHRGELQVHLDLLVDDLSEACAAVEAAGGHPLTDVLDPGPKAWRIYADPAGHPFCLVTVPE, from the coding sequence ATGCCAGCAATCGGACGCTTCACGCAACTCGTCTTTGAGTGCAAGGACCCCACAGCGGAAGCACTCTTCTGGCAGAAAGTCCTGGATCTTGCACCGGCCACCGGTGATGACCAGTGGTTGACGCTGGACTGGGAGCCTGTCGGACGCCTCTCTTTCCATCGCGTCTCCGATTACGAACCCCCGCAGTGGCCGGGCCACAGAGGCGAGCTGCAGGTTCACCTTGACCTGCTAGTCGATGACCTCTCGGAGGCATGTGCCGCCGTCGAAGCAGCAGGCGGCCACCCACTCACTGACGTCTTGGACCCAGGCCCGAAAGCCTGGCGCATCTACGCTGACCCCGCAGGCCATCCCTTTTGCCTCGTCACAGTGCCCGAATGA
- a CDS encoding fumarate hydratase: MSRRSRGPDGRTFLKVEPSALPLLAHGVFDAYTKLNLHYSHNAPVTFFEEKNTSCNLPAQIELYADTIKGHENSYKFLFMAKGGGSANKSYLYQETKAILNPDKIMAFLEEKIRLLGTADCPPYHLAIVVGGTSAEFALKTAKYASAKFLDELPTTGNAKTGRGFRDLEMEEQGERR; this comes from the coding sequence GTGTCTCGACGGTCGAGGGGGCCCGACGGGCGCACCTTCCTGAAGGTCGAGCCGTCGGCGCTGCCGCTGCTGGCCCACGGCGTGTTCGACGCCTACACGAAGCTGAACCTGCACTACTCACACAATGCGCCGGTGACGTTCTTCGAGGAGAAGAACACCAGCTGCAACCTGCCTGCCCAGATCGAGCTGTACGCCGACACGATCAAGGGCCACGAGAACTCCTACAAGTTCCTGTTCATGGCCAAGGGCGGCGGGTCGGCCAACAAGTCTTACCTCTACCAGGAGACCAAGGCGATCCTGAACCCCGACAAGATCATGGCCTTCTTGGAGGAGAAGATCCGTTTGCTCGGCACCGCGGACTGCCCGCCGTACCACTTGGCGATCGTCGTCGGCGGCACGTCGGCCGAGTTCGCGCTGAAGACGGCGAAGTATGCGTCGGCGAAATTCCTCGACGAGCTCCCGACGACGGGCAACGCGAAGACCGGCCGCGGCTTCCGTGACCTGGAGATGGAGGAGCAGGGCGAGCGCCGGTGA
- a CDS encoding NADP-dependent oxidoreductase, whose amino-acid sequence MRTRLFGAYFLIESLAVTVDDVNHTRKGTPMRALIGRAGSPLPVLVDVPDPHPGPGEVVIATTAATVNPIDVRIADGEVREAFGLTGDVGLGWDFSGIVKAVSDDVTGVSVGQRVAALTGNPADPLRAHAELVTVPAGSVAPIPEGMSDVAAASVALNAPTAAMIVDLLGAGAGRSLLVTGAAGAVGGYVLPLAREAGWRVTGLARTTDREFVTTTGADLVTEIEPRAYDAVADAAGLQATAIDAVVDGGAFVGVLPIAPIAAQRGIEPTDVFVQADGVRLAELLRRGHAGDLAVRVAEEVPFSEFARAYALVGQGGLRGRVVLTF is encoded by the coding sequence GTGCGTACCCGACTTTTCGGTGCCTACTTCCTTATAGAGAGTTTGGCTGTCACAGTGGACGATGTCAACCACACAAGGAAAGGAACTCCCATGCGAGCACTCATCGGCCGTGCCGGCTCCCCACTCCCCGTCCTCGTTGACGTCCCCGATCCCCATCCGGGCCCCGGCGAGGTGGTCATCGCTACCACCGCCGCCACCGTCAATCCCATCGATGTCCGCATCGCCGACGGCGAGGTGCGCGAGGCCTTCGGCCTGACGGGCGATGTCGGCCTCGGCTGGGACTTCTCCGGCATCGTCAAGGCGGTGAGCGACGACGTCACCGGGGTCTCGGTGGGACAACGCGTCGCTGCACTGACCGGCAACCCCGCCGATCCGCTGCGCGCGCACGCCGAACTGGTGACGGTGCCGGCCGGTTCTGTCGCGCCGATCCCCGAGGGCATGTCCGACGTGGCGGCCGCCTCCGTCGCCCTCAATGCCCCGACCGCGGCGATGATCGTCGATCTCCTGGGCGCGGGGGCCGGGCGCTCGCTGCTGGTCACCGGGGCGGCGGGCGCCGTGGGCGGCTACGTCCTTCCGCTCGCACGCGAGGCGGGATGGCGGGTCACCGGTCTGGCCCGGACCACCGACCGGGAGTTCGTCACCACCACTGGAGCGGACCTGGTCACCGAGATCGAGCCCCGCGCCTACGACGCGGTCGCCGACGCCGCCGGGCTCCAGGCCACCGCCATCGATGCCGTGGTGGACGGAGGCGCGTTCGTCGGCGTCCTCCCCATCGCCCCGATCGCTGCGCAGCGCGGCATCGAGCCGACCGACGTCTTCGTCCAGGCTGATGGCGTACGCCTGGCCGAGCTGCTTCGTCGTGGCCACGCGGGCGACCTTGCCGTACGCGTCGCCGAGGAAGTGCCCTTCTCCGAGTTCGCCCGGGCGTACGCGCTGGTCGGGCAGGGTGGCCTGCGTGGTCGGGTCGTCCTGACCTTCTGA
- a CDS encoding helix-turn-helix domain-containing protein, translating to MATTSASQRAEQSRREFDAFMAGCASRQLLDRIADKWVTLVLAALGESEDGLRYSELSRRLAGVSQKMLTQTLRALERDGLVAREVTASVPVRVDYQLTALGRSLLVPVMQLKAWAEAHMTEVLAAREAYDARG from the coding sequence ATGGCCACCACGTCCGCCTCACAGCGAGCCGAGCAGTCGCGACGCGAGTTCGACGCCTTCATGGCCGGGTGCGCCAGCCGTCAACTCCTCGACCGGATCGCCGACAAGTGGGTGACGCTGGTGTTGGCCGCCCTGGGCGAGAGCGAGGACGGCCTGCGCTATTCCGAGCTCTCGCGTCGACTGGCTGGGGTCAGTCAGAAGATGCTCACTCAGACGTTGCGGGCGCTCGAGCGGGACGGGCTGGTGGCACGGGAGGTCACGGCTTCAGTGCCGGTGCGGGTCGACTACCAGCTGACTGCTCTTGGCCGGTCGCTGCTGGTGCCGGTGATGCAGCTCAAGGCCTGGGCCGAGGCCCACATGACGGAGGTGCTGGCGGCGCGGGAGGCGTACGACGCTCGCGGGTGA
- a CDS encoding antitoxin, giving the protein MRTTLTLDPDVAKLLEEEMAKRQTSFKRVVNDALRRGLGSHHDADFTFPSFDMGSANADLTHATRLAADMEDEALAFKLTQGR; this is encoded by the coding sequence ATGCGAACGACGCTCACCCTCGACCCCGATGTAGCCAAGCTGCTGGAGGAAGAGATGGCCAAACGTCAGACTTCATTCAAAAGAGTGGTGAACGACGCCCTACGTCGAGGCCTCGGATCACACCATGACGCCGACTTCACCTTCCCCAGCTTCGACATGGGATCAGCTAACGCAGATCTCACCCATGCCACCAGGCTCGCTGCCGACATGGAAGACGAAGCCCTCGCATTCAAGCTCACCCAAGGCCGCTGA
- a CDS encoding TA system VapC family ribonuclease toxin, producing the protein MLLVDTNVLIYAVNASSAHHDASRTWFLHELQSGTDVVGLPWVSLLGFIRISTHSHILEHPLSPEEAMSVVHAWLNHPRVVTPEPSPRHAALLAGLLAESGTAGNLTNDAHLAALALELDATMVTFDRDFARFGVRVLVPEHE; encoded by the coding sequence ATGCTGCTCGTAGATACCAATGTGTTGATCTACGCAGTCAACGCCAGCTCCGCTCATCACGACGCCAGCCGCACTTGGTTTTTGCATGAGCTGCAATCAGGCACGGACGTGGTCGGCTTGCCGTGGGTGTCTCTGCTCGGGTTCATCCGCATCAGCACTCACTCGCACATCCTGGAGCACCCACTCTCGCCCGAGGAAGCGATGTCGGTGGTACACGCATGGCTCAATCACCCGCGAGTGGTAACACCTGAGCCTTCGCCCCGGCACGCTGCCCTGCTTGCGGGGCTTCTGGCGGAATCCGGCACGGCCGGCAATCTCACCAACGATGCTCACCTGGCTGCCCTGGCGCTGGAACTCGATGCGACGATGGTCACCTTTGATCGCGACTTCGCTCGCTTCGGAGTTCGCGTGCTCGTTCCGGAACACGAGTAG
- a CDS encoding ABC transporter permease, with translation MDWSVWEWARFAVGLAVMVAAVILILRAHGVKMGWAPAVAIIRACLQLALISVILGAVIKWPLLVLAFILLMLTTASLTGAKRAAELPGGRRNAIVAVVAGGVAATGSSLLLGLIGLDVQQIIAVAGISIGNAMAASTLTARNYLAALRAGVGEVEGWLALGATPPQSTVRLRRDAVREALIPTIDQTRNTGLVTLPGAFVGALFAGLSPVAAGVFQVVVLAAILLAKSVTATVFSTLAGRARQLVPSS, from the coding sequence GTGGATTGGTCAGTGTGGGAATGGGCGAGATTTGCCGTCGGGCTAGCTGTGATGGTCGCGGCCGTCATCCTCATTCTGCGAGCTCACGGCGTCAAGATGGGATGGGCCCCTGCGGTGGCCATCATCCGCGCGTGTCTGCAGCTGGCGCTCATTTCAGTGATATTGGGGGCGGTCATCAAGTGGCCGTTGCTGGTGCTGGCCTTCATCCTGCTCATGCTCACGACGGCGTCGCTGACCGGAGCCAAGCGGGCGGCGGAACTGCCGGGCGGGCGGCGGAATGCGATTGTTGCAGTCGTCGCGGGTGGCGTGGCCGCGACGGGGTCGTCGCTCTTGCTCGGGCTAATCGGCCTCGATGTGCAGCAGATCATCGCGGTGGCGGGTATCTCGATCGGTAATGCCATGGCTGCGTCGACGCTGACCGCGCGCAATTATCTTGCAGCGCTGCGGGCTGGGGTTGGTGAAGTGGAGGGCTGGCTGGCGCTCGGGGCGACGCCGCCGCAGTCCACTGTGCGGCTGCGGAGGGACGCGGTACGCGAAGCCCTCATCCCCACCATCGACCAAACCCGCAACACCGGGCTCGTTACACTGCCGGGCGCGTTCGTCGGTGCCTTGTTTGCGGGGCTGAGCCCGGTGGCGGCGGGAGTGTTCCAGGTGGTGGTGTTGGCTGCAATCCTGCTCGCGAAATCTGTGACTGCCACGGTGTTCTCCACCCTCGCGGGGCGGGCGCGCCAACTCGTGCCGAGTTCCTAA
- a CDS encoding mandelate racemase, translating into MTAIALAPVRPAAQGTDSVAFKTHMTIIAAVVLLMAVLGATVASPIVTAISAVVAAAAAFAGIYMSLNRIA; encoded by the coding sequence ATGACCGCAATCGCACTCGCACCAGTTCGCCCGGCAGCACAGGGCACGGACAGCGTCGCATTCAAGACGCACATGACCATCATCGCAGCAGTCGTTCTGCTGATGGCAGTCCTTGGCGCAACGGTGGCATCCCCCATCGTTACCGCGATCTCCGCCGTCGTTGCTGCTGCCGCCGCCTTCGCCGGAATCTACATGAGCCTCAACCGCATCGCCTGA
- a CDS encoding sulfite exporter TauE/SafE family protein codes for MLTLLFTGLPEALTSLTPTTWAFLVVAAVAIGISKTALPGAATLAVALFASVLPAKESTGTMLVLLLVGDVLAITMYRREADWPTLKRLVPGVLAGVVLGAIFLRFASDQFTKQFIGALLLILIAATMALMRLPKPPEIQGRLGRITYGTLAGFTTMAANAGGPVTTMYFLASKFSVMSFLGTTAWFFGIVNVLKLPFSIGLGIIKPSTLWIDAVLAPVVIASAFAGRWLAKRMHKQLFDAVVTVLTVVSAAYLLIA; via the coding sequence GTGCTGACATTGTTGTTCACCGGCCTACCGGAAGCGCTCACTTCACTCACTCCCACCACTTGGGCGTTCCTCGTCGTGGCAGCCGTCGCAATCGGCATATCGAAAACAGCACTCCCCGGAGCAGCGACGCTGGCCGTCGCGCTCTTCGCCAGCGTCCTTCCTGCAAAGGAATCCACCGGCACCATGTTGGTGCTCCTCTTAGTTGGCGACGTGCTCGCCATCACCATGTATCGGCGCGAGGCAGATTGGCCGACACTGAAACGCCTTGTCCCAGGCGTCTTAGCCGGCGTTGTGCTGGGCGCAATCTTCCTGCGGTTCGCGTCGGATCAGTTCACCAAACAGTTCATCGGTGCCTTGCTCCTCATCCTGATCGCGGCCACGATGGCACTCATGCGCCTGCCCAAACCGCCAGAAATTCAGGGTCGGCTGGGACGCATCACCTACGGCACGCTAGCTGGCTTCACGACGATGGCCGCCAACGCTGGCGGCCCCGTTACCACCATGTACTTCCTGGCCTCGAAGTTTTCCGTGATGAGCTTCCTCGGCACGACGGCGTGGTTCTTCGGGATCGTGAACGTACTGAAGCTGCCCTTCTCCATCGGGCTCGGCATCATCAAACCATCCACGCTATGGATCGACGCGGTGCTGGCGCCCGTCGTGATCGCCTCTGCGTTTGCCGGGCGCTGGCTCGCCAAGCGCATGCACAAACAGCTCTTCGACGCGGTGGTGACGGTGCTGACCGTGGTGTCGGCGGCCTATCTGCTGATTGCATAA
- a CDS encoding zinc-binding dehydrogenase yields the protein MASNDAIQIPETMRAAVLRDTAKGLEVETLQTPRPRNGEVLIKVTACGLCHSDLHVISGAIAFPLPAVLGHEVTGTIVEVGPGNEHSGLAVGQQVAGGFLMPCGQCDACAAGHDELCAPFFSLNRLEGKLYDGETRLATPDGEQVAMYSMGGLAEYAVVPSTSVAVAPEGVDMVSAAILGCAALTGYGAVRRGADLRYGETVAVVATGGVGTNIVQIAAAFGASQVIAIDVSDEKLEPMRDYGATAVVNSSTQDPREAVLALTNGKGVDVSFEALGIPATWKTALDVLADGGRMVPIGLGAGVQTAEVEINRTVRRSQSILGSYGARTRQDLPAVVDLAARGVINYRDVVSRRLPLEKAGEGYEALRNHEIQGRAVVDMSL from the coding sequence ATGGCGAGCAATGACGCAATCCAGATTCCCGAAACCATGCGAGCGGCGGTGCTGCGCGACACTGCCAAAGGCCTCGAAGTTGAAACCTTGCAAACTCCGCGTCCCAGGAATGGCGAAGTACTCATCAAAGTGACCGCCTGCGGACTGTGCCACTCCGACCTCCATGTGATCTCCGGCGCCATCGCCTTCCCGCTACCGGCCGTGCTGGGGCATGAAGTGACCGGCACCATCGTCGAGGTGGGGCCCGGCAACGAACACTCCGGGCTTGCGGTGGGGCAGCAGGTGGCGGGCGGCTTCCTCATGCCATGTGGGCAGTGCGATGCTTGTGCGGCTGGCCACGACGAGCTGTGCGCCCCGTTCTTCTCCCTCAACCGTCTGGAGGGCAAGCTCTACGACGGAGAAACCCGACTGGCTACCCCTGACGGTGAGCAGGTTGCCATGTACTCCATGGGTGGCCTCGCGGAGTACGCGGTGGTCCCGTCGACGTCGGTTGCGGTGGCTCCCGAGGGCGTGGATATGGTGTCCGCTGCCATTCTCGGCTGTGCGGCGCTCACCGGCTATGGGGCGGTGCGACGCGGGGCCGACCTCCGATACGGGGAGACCGTGGCCGTCGTCGCCACGGGTGGTGTGGGCACGAATATCGTCCAGATCGCGGCGGCCTTCGGTGCTAGTCAGGTGATTGCCATCGACGTCTCCGACGAGAAACTGGAACCCATGCGTGACTACGGCGCCACCGCCGTCGTGAACTCCTCCACGCAGGATCCTCGAGAGGCCGTGCTGGCACTCACCAACGGCAAGGGCGTGGACGTGTCGTTCGAGGCACTTGGCATTCCGGCCACCTGGAAGACCGCCCTCGATGTGCTCGCCGATGGCGGCCGCATGGTGCCCATCGGCTTGGGTGCTGGCGTGCAGACTGCCGAGGTGGAAATCAATAGGACGGTGCGGCGTTCACAGAGCATCCTGGGCTCTTACGGTGCGAGGACTCGCCAGGATCTCCCCGCCGTCGTGGATCTCGCGGCTCGCGGCGTGATTAACTACCGCGACGTGGTGTCGCGTCGCCTGCCCCTGGAGAAGGCAGGCGAAGGGTACGAGGCGCTGCGGAACCACGAGATCCAGGGGCGCGCAGTGGTTGATATGAGCCTCTGA
- a CDS encoding MFS transporter, producing MSQNSDSAASYSRDELEELVEKTPPSGPKRSLGLIAIVATLGSLLFGYDTGVISGALPYMYLPTDAHGLALTTAEEGWIGGLLCVGAALGASWGGVLSDKYGRRHNIMLLAIVFFFGAVGCALSPNVWILYFFRIVLGFAVGGASATVPVFLGETAPKRIRGTLVAVDQLMIVFGQFLAFSVNAGIARAQGGPGVDVEGGQHILWDTARSQFEAGTLGAIIDGNGLTWRYMLVLASLPAIALWIGIRLMPESSRWYVANLKIPEAIGSLKRVRDEEKDGPIVDELDEMLEVQRKESNAEKWGLGKIWKTKWTRHLLILGVLLGFADQFTGINTAMYYTPKILTAAGFPTDVAIMLNVISGGLSFVGSAVGLWLVTKFARRHVGIYQELGIVLSLGALAFVFWKFILPHETASGEIVGAPSFAPILVLVIICFFVFIKQSGTVTWVIIAELFPSKTRGLSMGVAVGALWLANGFVSIIFPPMMEALGGAGTYLVFALINVLSLCLYIFFVPETKYDSLEELEMRFEKDYS from the coding sequence ATGTCTCAGAACTCCGACTCCGCAGCGAGTTACTCGCGCGACGAGCTTGAGGAGCTCGTCGAGAAAACCCCGCCATCGGGGCCGAAACGGTCGCTCGGGCTGATCGCCATCGTGGCGACGCTCGGATCACTGTTGTTTGGCTACGACACCGGCGTCATCTCCGGCGCGCTGCCGTATATGTACCTCCCGACGGATGCGCACGGGCTCGCCCTCACCACCGCCGAGGAAGGCTGGATCGGTGGCCTGCTGTGCGTGGGTGCCGCGCTGGGAGCATCGTGGGGCGGCGTGCTGTCCGACAAGTACGGGCGTCGGCACAACATCATGCTGCTCGCCATCGTCTTCTTCTTTGGCGCAGTGGGCTGCGCGCTCAGCCCGAACGTCTGGATTCTGTACTTCTTCCGTATCGTGCTTGGCTTCGCGGTCGGTGGTGCGTCGGCCACCGTGCCCGTCTTCCTGGGCGAGACGGCGCCGAAGCGGATCCGCGGCACCCTCGTCGCTGTCGACCAGCTGATGATCGTGTTCGGCCAGTTCCTCGCGTTCTCGGTGAACGCCGGCATCGCCCGCGCCCAGGGTGGCCCGGGTGTCGACGTCGAAGGTGGCCAGCACATCCTTTGGGACACCGCGCGGTCGCAGTTCGAGGCTGGCACCCTGGGCGCCATTATTGACGGCAACGGCCTCACCTGGCGGTACATGCTCGTGCTCGCGTCTCTGCCGGCGATCGCCTTGTGGATCGGTATTCGTCTGATGCCGGAGTCGTCGCGTTGGTACGTCGCTAACCTGAAGATTCCCGAGGCCATCGGCTCGCTCAAGCGAGTGCGCGATGAAGAAAAGGACGGCCCCATCGTCGACGAGCTCGACGAGATGCTCGAGGTGCAGCGCAAGGAGTCGAACGCGGAGAAGTGGGGGCTCGGAAAGATTTGGAAGACGAAGTGGACCAGGCATCTGCTCATTTTGGGCGTGCTGCTGGGCTTTGCTGACCAGTTCACGGGCATTAACACGGCCATGTACTACACGCCGAAGATTCTCACCGCGGCAGGATTCCCGACGGACGTGGCCATCATGCTGAACGTCATCTCGGGCGGTCTATCGTTCGTCGGTTCGGCCGTCGGCTTGTGGCTGGTGACGAAGTTCGCCCGACGCCACGTCGGCATTTATCAGGAGCTCGGCATTGTGCTTTCGCTGGGTGCGCTGGCCTTCGTGTTCTGGAAATTCATCCTCCCGCACGAGACCGCCTCTGGTGAGATCGTCGGTGCTCCGAGCTTCGCGCCCATCTTGGTGCTGGTGATCATCTGCTTCTTCGTGTTCATCAAGCAGTCGGGCACCGTGACCTGGGTGATTATCGCGGAGCTCTTCCCGTCGAAGACACGCGGTCTGTCGATGGGTGTCGCCGTGGGCGCGTTGTGGCTGGCGAACGGCTTCGTGTCCATCATCTTCCCGCCGATGATGGAAGCACTCGGTGGTGCTGGCACCTACCTGGTGTTTGCCCTCATCAATGTGCTCTCGCTGTGCCTCTACATCTTCTTCGTCCCGGAGACGAAGTACGACTCCCTGGAGGAGCTCGAGATGCGCTTCGAAAAGGACTACTCCTAA
- a CDS encoding sugar phosphate isomerase/epimerase encodes MVDIALDPNMYYMTMSTADTLRKAAELGFRYVELSPNNEFHLWHHYPKADKAFIDELRRAEKETGVKVRTINPVFNWASPNEEERQAQVRNWRRLLELADALEVRDIVSEFSGDRNQAQRSEGQWYKSMEELIPVFEQYDLRLSMEAHPYDFVELHDRALELVRSIDKDWVGYEYCCPHTFHLSDGVGDAGRMIRTAAEAGKLWEVHVADGFNHRINDGNRYIINPPGADVTVHQHNAIGYGEVPFDEVFDTLRDVNFDGVLSVCVFGWHERADEHNKAALAKLTEVFGS; translated from the coding sequence ATGGTTGATATCGCGCTCGACCCCAACATGTACTACATGACCATGTCGACGGCAGACACGCTGCGTAAAGCAGCGGAGCTCGGGTTCCGCTACGTCGAACTGTCGCCGAACAACGAGTTCCACCTGTGGCACCACTACCCGAAGGCGGACAAGGCGTTCATCGACGAGCTCCGTCGCGCGGAGAAAGAGACCGGGGTGAAGGTGCGCACCATCAACCCCGTGTTCAACTGGGCGTCGCCCAACGAGGAAGAGCGGCAGGCGCAGGTGCGCAACTGGCGACGGCTGCTCGAACTCGCCGATGCGCTCGAAGTGCGCGATATCGTCTCTGAGTTCTCCGGCGACCGCAACCAGGCCCAGCGCTCCGAAGGCCAGTGGTACAAGTCGATGGAAGAGCTCATTCCGGTGTTCGAGCAGTACGACCTCCGGCTTAGCATGGAGGCGCACCCGTACGACTTCGTCGAACTGCACGACCGTGCCCTTGAATTGGTGCGTTCCATCGATAAGGACTGGGTGGGCTACGAATACTGCTGCCCGCACACCTTCCACCTCTCCGACGGGGTGGGCGATGCCGGCCGGATGATCCGTACCGCTGCCGAGGCGGGCAAGCTGTGGGAGGTGCACGTCGCCGACGGATTCAACCACCGCATCAACGACGGCAACCGGTACATCATCAACCCGCCGGGTGCCGACGTGACAGTCCACCAGCACAATGCCATCGGGTATGGCGAAGTGCCGTTTGACGAGGTGTTCGACACGCTGCGCGATGTGAACTTCGACGGTGTGCTGTCGGTCTGCGTCTTCGGATGGCATGAACGAGCCGACGAACACAACAAAGCAGCGCTGGCGAAGCTCACGGAAGTCTTCGGTTCCTAG
- a CDS encoding Gfo/Idh/MocA family protein, which yields MTVRIGLIGAGGMGRAHLARIHDELSGATITAVADINVDAAKSAAEPYGAKAYASSDELINDPEVDAVVIATFGKVHAPDVIKSIEAGKYVLCEKPLATTAEDCIKIMEAEQKAGKKLVTVGFMRRFDAGYNQMKAILDEGAHGYATLVHCRHRNPSVPEGYTTRNMIDDTAIHEIDICRYLLGEEIVSVRVDTPRATSKRFSHLQDPLVLVAKTESGVLIDDEINVNIQFGYAIECELVMEAGTVRLGDQEKVHVRDLQGDRNAICESHIDRFQAAFNTEFQSWINAVADDRHTGSTSWDGYAATAVVDASIESLENDGKTVDVKLIDKPDFYA from the coding sequence ATGACTGTACGCATTGGACTCATCGGCGCCGGCGGCATGGGCCGCGCACATCTCGCCCGCATCCACGACGAGCTCTCAGGCGCGACGATCACCGCCGTCGCCGACATCAACGTCGACGCCGCGAAATCAGCCGCCGAGCCGTACGGCGCCAAGGCCTACGCCAGCTCCGACGAGCTCATCAACGACCCGGAGGTTGACGCCGTCGTCATCGCGACGTTCGGCAAGGTGCACGCACCCGACGTCATCAAGTCGATTGAGGCCGGCAAGTACGTGCTGTGCGAGAAGCCTTTGGCCACCACCGCTGAAGACTGCATCAAGATCATGGAAGCCGAGCAGAAGGCAGGCAAGAAGCTCGTCACCGTCGGTTTCATGCGCCGCTTCGATGCGGGCTACAACCAGATGAAGGCCATCCTCGACGAGGGCGCCCACGGCTACGCCACGCTGGTGCACTGCCGTCACCGTAACCCGTCGGTGCCGGAGGGGTACACCACCCGCAACATGATCGACGACACCGCGATCCACGAAATCGACATCTGCCGGTACCTGCTGGGTGAGGAGATCGTCTCCGTCCGCGTAGATACGCCGCGTGCAACGTCGAAGCGGTTCAGCCACCTCCAGGATCCGCTGGTGCTCGTCGCGAAGACGGAATCCGGTGTGCTGATCGACGACGAGATCAACGTCAACATCCAGTTCGGCTACGCCATCGAATGTGAGCTCGTGATGGAGGCCGGCACCGTCCGCCTCGGCGATCAGGAGAAGGTGCATGTGCGCGATTTGCAGGGTGACCGCAACGCTATCTGCGAGTCGCACATCGACCGTTTCCAGGCAGCGTTCAACACCGAGTTCCAGTCGTGGATCAACGCTGTCGCGGACGACCGTCACACGGGCTCGACCTCGTGGGACGGCTACGCTGCTACTGCCGTCGTCGATGCGAGCATCGAATCGCTCGAGAACGACGGCAAAACGGTGGATGTGAAGCTCATCGACAAGCCCGACTTCTACGCCTGA
- a CDS encoding sugar phosphate isomerase/epimerase — protein sequence MSKAVNTNDPKYSKLTIGVCPDQWGVWFPEDPKQMDPRQAWEEMAEAGFEVIETGPFGYFPTDPKELQKWCDEFGMRVVAGTGWGILHKQEAWEDTLKTFRAIAETHAAVGAEYIVHLPPLYRDDKTWEWTDDRELSDDAWKLYVEHANQLGQMLLDEYNLKMVLHPHGDSHIETPAEIGRILDATDPTYVNLCLDSGHVVYGGGDPVELCRKYPERVTYVHIKAFDEAITKEAHEKDWPFGEAVTKGASVCPPAGLPEMHAFVDALAELDRPIYAICEQDCYPCDPSFPKQNAINMRKYLAECGLGLA from the coding sequence ATGTCAAAGGCAGTGAACACGAACGATCCGAAATATTCCAAGCTCACCATTGGCGTATGCCCTGATCAGTGGGGGGTGTGGTTCCCCGAAGATCCCAAGCAGATGGACCCCCGCCAGGCCTGGGAGGAGATGGCCGAGGCTGGCTTCGAGGTAATCGAGACCGGGCCGTTCGGCTATTTCCCCACCGACCCCAAGGAACTCCAGAAGTGGTGCGACGAGTTCGGCATGCGCGTCGTCGCCGGCACCGGCTGGGGCATCCTCCACAAGCAGGAAGCGTGGGAGGACACCCTCAAGACCTTCCGCGCCATCGCTGAGACGCACGCCGCCGTCGGCGCCGAATACATCGTGCACCTCCCACCGCTCTACCGCGACGATAAGACCTGGGAGTGGACCGACGATCGCGAGCTCTCCGACGACGCCTGGAAGCTCTACGTCGAGCACGCCAACCAGCTCGGCCAAATGCTCCTCGACGAGTACAACCTCAAGATGGTGCTCCACCCCCACGGCGATTCGCACATCGAAACCCCCGCCGAAATCGGCCGCATCCTCGACGCCACCGATCCCACCTACGTCAACCTGTGCCTGGACTCCGGGCACGTGGTCTACGGCGGTGGCGACCCCGTCGAGCTGTGTCGCAAGTACCCCGAGCGCGTCACCTACGTGCACATCAAGGCCTTCGACGAAGCCATCACCAAGGAAGCGCACGAGAAGGACTGGCCCTTCGGTGAGGCCGTCACCAAGGGCGCGTCGGTGTGCCCGCCCGCTGGCCTGCCCGAGATGCACGCGTTCGTCGACGCGCTCGCCGAGCTGGATCGCCCGATCTACGCCATCTGCGAGCAGGACTGCTACCCCTGCGATCCGTCGTTCCCGAAGCAGAACGCCATCAACATGCGCAAGTACCTCGCCGAATGCGGCCTGGGATTGGCCTGA